One Leclercia pneumoniae genomic region harbors:
- a CDS encoding DUF4440 domain-containing protein, with the protein MTPYEKEIIDLHVALEQWLGEGEGDITALLARFRPDFMMIPPGGTHLDHAALAGFLQNQRGSRHGLKIAIDELATVQEWEGGAVLHYRETQTRPDQPVNVRWSTAVLNQEGARVTWRLLHETTQG; encoded by the coding sequence ATGACCCCGTACGAAAAAGAAATTATTGATCTTCACGTTGCGCTCGAGCAGTGGCTTGGAGAAGGCGAAGGCGACATCACCGCCCTGCTCGCCCGCTTCCGGCCGGATTTTATGATGATTCCACCGGGCGGCACTCATCTGGACCATGCGGCACTGGCCGGCTTCCTGCAAAACCAGCGCGGCAGTCGCCACGGCCTGAAAATAGCTATCGATGAGCTCGCTACGGTGCAGGAATGGGAAGGTGGCGCGGTGCTGCACTACCGGGAGACGCAAACCCGTCCGGACCAGCCTGTCAACGTACGTTGGTCAACCGCGGTGCTTAATCAGGAAGGCGCTAGAGTCACCTGGCGTCTGTTGCACGAAACGACGCAGGGGTAG
- a CDS encoding MFS transporter yields MTYRTRVAVVFLLGFFLDLINMFIASVAFPAMGRAFDATPSALAWVSNGYIAGLTLVIPFSAMLARLLGPKRLILLSLLLFSTASTAAGLASTLDSLIAWRVVQGLGGGLLIPVGQALAWQQFKPHERARLSSAVMLVALLAPACSPALGGVLVQTLGWRWIFFATLPVAALAFTLAWLWLRDEKPQQIVTRRLLHLPLLKDPLLRFSMLVYLCIPGTFIGVNVIGMFYLQSVARLTPAETGALMLPWSLASFVAIASTGRYFNRLGPRPLIILGSLLQATGMALLVPVGPESPLALPVLAFTLMGAGGSLCSSTAQSSAFLTIPHDAMPDASALWNLNRQLSFFLGALVLAALLSLAQHYLPPITAWHSTFLFAAGVTLLPLLTVIRLNNAKVLMQLQQEKS; encoded by the coding sequence ATGACCTATCGCACCAGGGTTGCCGTTGTATTTCTGCTCGGTTTTTTTCTCGACCTGATTAACATGTTCATCGCCAGCGTGGCCTTTCCAGCAATGGGCCGGGCGTTTGACGCCACGCCTTCCGCACTTGCCTGGGTGAGTAATGGCTATATTGCCGGGCTAACGCTGGTCATCCCGTTCAGCGCCATGCTGGCGCGCCTGCTGGGCCCCAAACGCCTGATCCTGCTATCGCTTTTACTATTTAGTACCGCTTCTACCGCCGCGGGGCTGGCGTCCACACTCGACAGCCTCATCGCCTGGCGCGTCGTGCAGGGGCTTGGCGGTGGGCTGCTGATACCGGTTGGGCAGGCGCTGGCGTGGCAGCAGTTTAAGCCGCACGAACGTGCCAGACTCTCTTCGGCGGTTATGCTGGTGGCGCTGTTGGCACCGGCATGCTCACCCGCGCTGGGCGGCGTGCTGGTGCAAACGCTCGGCTGGCGATGGATATTTTTTGCGACTCTGCCCGTCGCTGCCCTCGCATTTACGCTGGCCTGGCTATGGCTTCGTGACGAGAAACCACAGCAGATCGTGACGCGACGACTGCTTCATCTCCCGCTGCTGAAAGATCCGCTGCTGCGGTTTTCTATGCTGGTCTACCTGTGCATTCCCGGCACGTTCATTGGCGTGAACGTGATAGGCATGTTTTACCTGCAAAGCGTCGCCAGACTGACGCCTGCCGAAACGGGGGCGCTGATGCTGCCCTGGTCACTGGCCTCTTTTGTGGCGATCGCATCAACCGGACGCTACTTCAACCGTCTGGGTCCCCGACCGCTGATTATCCTCGGCTCTCTTTTGCAGGCCACGGGAATGGCGCTTCTTGTCCCTGTCGGCCCGGAGAGCCCGCTCGCACTGCCGGTGCTGGCATTTACGCTTATGGGTGCGGGCGGTAGCCTGTGCAGCAGCACGGCGCAAAGCAGCGCGTTTTTGACTATCCCGCATGATGCGATGCCGGATGCCAGCGCGCTGTGGAACCTGAACCGTCAGCTGAGTTTTTTTCTGGGGGCGTTAGTGCTGGCCGCGCTACTTAGCCTGGCGCAGCACTACCTGCCGCCGATTACGGCGTGGCACAGTACTTTTCTTTTTGCCGCTGGCGTAACCTTACTGCCCCTGCTGACCGTTATTCGTCTTAACAATGCGAAGGTGCTGATGCAGCTTCAACAGGAGAAATCATGA